A stretch of Bradyrhizobium sp. AZCC 2262 DNA encodes these proteins:
- the cofD gene encoding 2-phospho-L-lactate transferase, whose product MALSGGVGGAKLALGLSRVLPADELLVVANTGDDFEHLGLSISPDIDTLTYALAGIDNPATGWGRRDETWSFMDSIGALGGEDWFRLGDRDLALHVERTRRLRLGQTLSEVTSDICRRLGIGARVVPMSDDRVRTRVRGDAGWIDFQDYFVRQQCRPVVHELAFDGVMLARPHADITAALRSGDVRAVIVCPSNPFISVEPILAIPGMRDAIKASGAPVVAVSPIIGGQAVKGPTAKMMRELGLEAGAAGVAARYGDLLDGYIVDHADADGIGKIGARVTIAKTLMTSLHDRETLARVTLDAADALALLR is encoded by the coding sequence ATGGCGCTGTCCGGCGGGGTCGGCGGGGCCAAACTGGCGCTCGGTCTGAGCCGCGTCCTGCCGGCCGACGAGCTGCTCGTGGTCGCCAACACCGGCGACGATTTCGAGCATCTTGGATTGAGCATCTCGCCCGATATCGACACGCTGACCTACGCTCTGGCGGGCATCGATAATCCTGCCACCGGCTGGGGCCGGCGCGACGAGACCTGGTCGTTCATGGACAGCATCGGCGCACTCGGTGGCGAGGACTGGTTTCGGCTCGGCGATCGCGATCTCGCCTTGCATGTCGAGCGCACCCGTCGCCTGCGCTTGGGGCAGACACTGTCCGAGGTGACATCAGACATTTGCCGGCGCCTCGGCATCGGTGCCCGCGTGGTGCCGATGAGCGACGACCGCGTGCGTACCCGCGTGCGCGGCGACGCGGGCTGGATCGACTTCCAGGACTATTTCGTGCGCCAGCAGTGCCGGCCGGTTGTCCATGAGCTGGCATTCGACGGCGTGATGCTCGCCCGGCCGCACGCCGACATCACGGCGGCGTTACGCTCGGGCGACGTACGGGCCGTGATCGTCTGTCCGTCGAATCCCTTTATCAGCGTCGAACCGATCCTGGCGATCCCGGGCATGCGCGATGCGATCAAGGCGAGTGGCGCACCAGTCGTCGCGGTGTCGCCAATCATCGGCGGGCAGGCCGTCAAGGGCCCGACCGCGAAGATGATGCGCGAACTTGGCCTCGAGGCCGGTGCCGCCGGCGTTGCCGCTCGCTACGGCGATCTGCTGGATGGCTATATCGTCGACCATGCCGACGCCGATGGGATCGGCAAGATTGGCGCGCGCGTCACGATCGCCAAGACCCTGATGACGAGCCTGCATGACCGGGAGACGCTGGCGCGCGTGACGCTTGATGCGGCGGACGCGCTGGCCCTGCTGCGATGA
- the cofC gene encoding 2-phospho-L-lactate guanylyltransferase — protein MSDIWAVIPVKEFNGAKHRLSGLLSPPERRLLAEIMLTDMLDAVAGSRLLAGVMIVTLDPHATALGKKIGARIVTEGARDGHTGSVNVGRRLLAGEGRSGMITMPGDIPATRASEIDAVLSAHRAAPSFTISPAHDDLGSNAVGCSPPESVPLRFGDNSYFPHLDAARLQGIEPTVIRQPGIAMDIDHPVDLALFLRLPQSAGTRTRTLLEELGVPALLAERGIT, from the coding sequence ATGAGCGACATCTGGGCGGTCATTCCGGTCAAGGAGTTCAATGGCGCCAAGCATCGGCTGTCGGGCCTGCTGTCGCCGCCAGAACGCCGGCTTCTCGCCGAGATCATGCTGACGGACATGCTCGACGCCGTTGCCGGCTCCCGGCTCCTGGCCGGCGTGATGATCGTCACGCTCGATCCGCATGCGACGGCGCTTGGCAAGAAGATCGGTGCGCGGATCGTGACCGAGGGGGCGCGGGACGGACATACCGGCAGCGTGAACGTCGGCCGCCGCCTTCTCGCGGGCGAAGGGCGTAGTGGCATGATCACGATGCCCGGCGACATTCCAGCCACTCGCGCGAGCGAGATAGACGCGGTGTTATCGGCGCATCGCGCCGCGCCCTCTTTCACGATCTCGCCCGCGCATGACGATCTCGGATCCAATGCCGTCGGCTGCTCACCACCGGAATCGGTGCCGCTTCGCTTCGGCGATAACAGCTACTTCCCGCACCTCGACGCCGCGCGTCTGCAGGGCATCGAGCCGACTGTGATCCGTCAGCCCGGAATCGCGATGGATATCGACCATCCGGTCGATTTGGCGCTTTTCCTCCGCCTGCCGCAATCAGCCGGCACGCGTACCCGCACGCTGCTCGAAGAACTTGGCGTGCCCGCGCTGCTCGCGGAGCGGGGCATCACCTAA
- the cofH gene encoding 5-amino-6-(D-ribitylamino)uracil--L-tyrosine 4-hydroxyphenyl transferase CofH, whose translation MAEAAALRDSGHGRLISYSRKVFIPLTKLCRDVCHYCTFAQVPRVGKPVYLTPDEVLAIARAGAAAGCTEALFTLGDKPELRYQAARDALKALGHETTISYLTAMCALVLRETGLLPHANPGVMTREEIAGLREVTASQGIMLESTSERLCSQGGVHYGSPDKHPAVRLETLRLAGELKVPFTTGILIGIGETRDERVDALEAIRDLHAAHGHIQEVIVQNFRAKPDTKLADSEEPDLDDLLWTIATARLVLGPDMNIQAPPNLSPGVYQELMDAGLNDWGGISPVTPDHVNPEAPWPAIAELARKSAEAGKLLVNRLPVYPAYVRVADTWLAPDIATRVRRMSDAEGFARDDDWAPGNTKPPPAPLVLARGVDDGIAGIVERATSGERLTSNDIVRLFAARDADYRHVTQAADALRRAVSGDVVRYVVNRNINYTNICYFRCKFCAFSKGRTHDDLRGSPYDLAIEEITRRSIEAWDRGATEVCLQGGIHPDYTGATYEAICRAIKAIVPEMHIHAFSALEVTQGAATLGLSVHAFLARLKAAGLGTLPGTAAEILDDGIRAIICPDKINTGQWLDVQRAAHQAGLRTTSTIMYGHVETSNSWAKHLLALRDLQAETGGFTEFVPLPFVHMEAPMYRHGMARPGPTFREAVLMHAVARLALHPLISNIQTSWVKMGPAGAAICLKSGANDLGGTLMNESISRAAGTQHGQEFPPHDMEALIHSIGREPMQRNTLYRPVPEDRRAASMIAADLEPIVQTPARKKAAVG comes from the coding sequence ATGGCAGAAGCTGCGGCCTTGCGCGATTCCGGCCATGGCCGGCTGATCTCCTATTCGCGCAAAGTCTTCATTCCGCTTACCAAACTCTGCCGCGACGTCTGCCACTACTGCACGTTCGCGCAAGTGCCGCGCGTGGGCAAGCCCGTCTACCTCACACCCGACGAGGTGCTCGCCATTGCGCGCGCCGGAGCGGCCGCAGGTTGCACCGAGGCGCTGTTCACGCTGGGCGACAAGCCCGAGTTGCGCTACCAGGCCGCGCGCGACGCATTGAAGGCGCTCGGCCACGAAACGACGATCTCCTATCTCACCGCGATGTGCGCGCTCGTGCTGCGCGAGACCGGATTGCTGCCGCATGCCAATCCCGGCGTGATGACGCGCGAGGAGATCGCCGGCCTGCGCGAGGTCACGGCGAGCCAGGGCATCATGCTGGAGTCCACCAGCGAGCGGCTCTGCAGCCAGGGCGGCGTTCACTACGGCTCTCCGGACAAACATCCGGCAGTCAGGCTGGAAACCCTGCGTCTGGCCGGCGAGCTGAAGGTTCCGTTCACGACCGGCATCCTGATCGGCATCGGCGAGACACGCGACGAGCGGGTCGACGCGCTGGAGGCTATACGGGATCTGCACGCCGCCCATGGTCATATCCAGGAAGTCATCGTCCAGAACTTCCGGGCCAAGCCCGACACCAAGCTCGCCGATTCCGAGGAACCCGATCTCGACGACCTGCTGTGGACCATCGCGACGGCGCGCCTCGTTCTCGGGCCCGACATGAACATCCAGGCGCCGCCAAATCTGTCGCCCGGAGTCTATCAAGAACTAATGGACGCGGGGCTCAACGATTGGGGCGGCATCTCGCCGGTCACGCCCGATCACGTGAACCCCGAAGCGCCGTGGCCTGCCATTGCCGAACTTGCCCGCAAGAGTGCGGAGGCCGGTAAGCTGCTGGTGAACCGCTTGCCCGTTTATCCCGCCTATGTACGCGTCGCCGACACGTGGCTGGCTCCCGACATCGCCACCCGCGTGCGGCGCATGAGCGACGCTGAAGGCTTCGCGCGCGACGATGACTGGGCACCGGGCAACACCAAGCCGCCACCGGCGCCGCTGGTGCTCGCTCGCGGCGTCGACGATGGAATCGCTGGAATCGTTGAGCGTGCCACATCGGGCGAACGGCTCACCTCGAACGACATCGTACGCCTGTTCGCGGCGCGCGACGCCGACTACCGGCACGTCACGCAGGCTGCCGACGCGCTGCGGCGCGCGGTCAGTGGCGATGTCGTGCGTTACGTCGTGAACCGCAACATCAATTACACAAACATTTGCTACTTCCGGTGCAAGTTTTGCGCCTTCTCGAAAGGCCGCACGCACGACGATCTGCGCGGCTCACCATATGATCTCGCCATCGAGGAAATCACGCGTCGCTCGATCGAGGCGTGGGATCGCGGGGCGACGGAAGTGTGCCTGCAAGGCGGCATCCATCCCGACTACACCGGCGCCACCTACGAAGCGATCTGCCGGGCGATCAAGGCGATCGTCCCCGAGATGCACATCCACGCCTTCTCGGCTCTGGAAGTCACGCAAGGTGCGGCCACGCTCGGACTATCGGTCCACGCGTTCCTCGCCAGGCTGAAGGCGGCTGGTCTCGGCACCCTGCCCGGAACGGCGGCGGAAATTCTCGACGATGGCATACGCGCCATCATCTGCCCCGACAAGATCAACACCGGGCAGTGGCTCGACGTGCAGCGCGCCGCCCACCAGGCCGGATTGCGTACCACCTCGACCATCATGTACGGGCACGTCGAAACCTCAAATTCGTGGGCGAAACATCTGCTTGCGCTGCGCGACTTGCAGGCTGAAACCGGCGGCTTCACCGAGTTCGTGCCGCTTCCCTTTGTCCACATGGAAGCGCCGATGTACCGCCACGGCATGGCGCGCCCCGGCCCGACATTCCGCGAAGCCGTGCTCATGCATGCCGTCGCGCGGCTGGCCCTGCATCCGCTGATATCAAACATCCAGACGTCGTGGGTGAAGATGGGGCCGGCGGGCGCCGCGATCTGCCTGAAGTCCGGCGCCAACGATCTCGGTGGCACGCTGATGAATGAGAGCATCTCGCGCGCCGCCGGCACCCAGCACGGCCAGGAGTTTCCGCCTCACGACATGGAAGCGCTCATCCACTCGATTGGCCGCGAGCCGATGCAACGCAACACTCTCTATCGGCCGGTGCCGGAAGACCGTCGAGCGGCATCCATGATCGCGGCCGACCTGGAACCGATCGTGCAAACGCCGGCGCGCAAGAAGGCGGCGGTCGGTTAG
- a CDS encoding TIGR03619 family F420-dependent LLM class oxidoreductase, giving the protein MLIGFNAPTAGPLAAADNLAKIVVGAEAIGFDYATFSDHIVIPTAIAAEYPYSASGEFPSGTRGERHEQLTEIAWIAAKTTRLRLVTSVMVVPHRPAVLTARILSTIDVLSGGRLTLGIGAGWMREEFEAIDAPDFDTRGAVTDEYVRAFVELWTKDAPKFDGKHVRFANIGFDPKPVQKPHPPIWVGGESGPALRRAARIGDAWYPIGTNPQNPLDSLARFKTQEARLRKMTAEAGRDPKAVGLSLRVTVFGETAPPQASDGEHRLFAGPPALVAADIRALRDMGVGSVDFGFGGSTADEVLAGMQKFRAEVLPLV; this is encoded by the coding sequence ATGCTGATCGGCTTCAACGCCCCGACCGCCGGCCCCCTGGCGGCCGCGGATAACCTTGCGAAAATCGTGGTTGGCGCCGAGGCGATCGGCTTCGACTATGCAACGTTCAGTGACCATATCGTGATTCCGACCGCGATCGCGGCCGAATATCCCTACAGCGCCTCCGGGGAATTCCCCAGCGGTACCCGCGGCGAGCGGCACGAACAGCTGACGGAGATCGCCTGGATTGCCGCTAAAACGACGCGGCTGCGTCTCGTGACATCAGTCATGGTGGTGCCGCACCGGCCGGCCGTGCTGACCGCCAGGATTCTCTCGACCATCGACGTCCTCTCGGGTGGCCGGCTGACGCTCGGTATCGGCGCGGGCTGGATGCGGGAGGAGTTCGAGGCCATCGACGCGCCGGATTTCGATACGCGTGGAGCTGTAACCGACGAATATGTGCGCGCCTTCGTCGAACTCTGGACAAAGGACGCGCCAAAATTCGACGGCAAGCATGTGCGGTTCGCCAATATCGGCTTCGACCCGAAGCCCGTGCAGAAGCCGCATCCGCCGATCTGGGTCGGAGGCGAGAGCGGTCCGGCGCTGCGGCGGGCTGCGCGCATCGGCGATGCCTGGTATCCGATCGGAACCAACCCGCAGAATCCGCTCGATAGCCTGGCGCGTTTCAAGACCCAGGAAGCACGCCTGCGCAAGATGACCGCCGAAGCGGGGCGCGATCCCAAGGCGGTCGGCCTGAGCTTGCGCGTCACGGTGTTCGGCGAGACCGCGCCACCGCAGGCCAGTGATGGCGAACATCGCCTGTTCGCCGGTCCGCCGGCGCTGGTCGCCGCCGATATCAGGGCGCTGCGGGATATGGGTGTCGGCAGCGTCGATTTCGGATTCGGCGGCTCGACAGCCGACGAAGTCCTCGCAGGCATGCAGAAATTCAGGGCCGAGGTCTTGCCGCTCGTCTAG
- a CDS encoding LLM class F420-dependent oxidoreductase yields the protein MRIGGAMFFTDYSMSPTELARALEDRGFDSLWVPEHSHIPLTRKSAFPSGGDLPKKYYDVMDPFVVLGAAAAVTKTLLLGTGICLIAQRDPIQTAKQVASIDQVSGGRFLFGIGNGWNEDEMANHGTVFASRHKLARERVEAMKVIWTKSKAEYHGEFVSFDPMMTWPKPVQKPHPPIIVGGAFPFGARRALRYGDGWMPHRTRSQYADVQALLPKFREMAAEAGRDPASVPITIWGARENLDLLKRDRDDGVSRLVVSLDSGKADIILPELDRWATLIRQLGS from the coding sequence ATGCGCATCGGCGGGGCCATGTTTTTCACCGACTACTCGATGTCGCCGACCGAACTTGCGCGGGCGCTGGAGGACCGCGGCTTCGATTCACTGTGGGTCCCCGAACACTCTCACATTCCGTTGACGCGCAAGTCGGCCTTCCCCAGCGGCGGCGATCTACCAAAGAAATATTACGACGTGATGGACCCCTTCGTGGTGCTGGGTGCGGCTGCAGCGGTGACCAAGACGCTGCTGCTCGGCACCGGCATTTGCCTGATCGCTCAGCGCGATCCGATCCAGACCGCCAAACAGGTCGCTTCGATCGACCAGGTCTCGGGCGGCCGTTTCCTGTTCGGCATCGGCAACGGCTGGAATGAGGACGAGATGGCCAACCACGGCACCGTTTTCGCAAGCCGCCACAAGCTGGCGCGCGAGCGCGTCGAGGCCATGAAGGTGATCTGGACCAAGTCAAAGGCCGAGTACCATGGCGAGTTCGTGAGCTTCGACCCGATGATGACCTGGCCGAAGCCGGTCCAGAAGCCGCATCCACCGATTATCGTCGGCGGCGCCTTCCCGTTCGGCGCGCGGCGCGCCTTGCGCTACGGCGACGGCTGGATGCCCCACCGCACGCGCAGCCAATATGCGGACGTACAGGCCCTGCTGCCAAAATTCCGCGAGATGGCAGCCGAGGCGGGACGCGATCCTGCGTCGGTACCGATCACGATCTGGGGCGCCAGGGAGAACCTCGACCTGCTCAAGCGCGACCGCGACGACGGCGTCTCACGCCTGGTCGTCAGCCTGGATTCCGGCAAGGCCGATATAATCCTGCCGGAACTCGACCGCTGGGCGACGTTGATCCGCCAGCTCGGCAGCTAG
- a CDS encoding LLM class flavin-dependent oxidoreductase, whose protein sequence is MGVGIGLGCAEFPFSGAAAYWRWIDMCEAGGVDSIWQTDRIVGRQPFLESMTTMAALAGRTRRMRFGMNVVSLAFRDPVLLAKQCATIDMLSDGRLLPAFGIGSPLAPEWQALGIDTKTRGRKTDECLDIIRRLWREESVDFSGAFYQLKGVTIAPKPVQPDLPMWIGGSTDAAIRRTARIGTGWQTGGDPPAEAGRVVAAIKAAAREAGRSIDEDHYGAGFAFHFGSRDAPGVGRSMDAYAKRTGRDATHAFAIGDADTILARIAEYVDAGVSKFILRPLGGDDDTILAQTRLLIEQVLPRAEARWPRRPKTSDR, encoded by the coding sequence ATGGGTGTCGGAATCGGACTGGGCTGTGCGGAGTTTCCGTTTTCCGGCGCAGCGGCGTACTGGCGCTGGATCGACATGTGTGAAGCCGGAGGCGTGGATTCGATCTGGCAAACCGACCGGATCGTCGGCCGTCAGCCGTTCCTTGAATCGATGACCACGATGGCGGCCTTGGCCGGGCGCACGCGGCGCATGCGGTTCGGCATGAACGTCGTGTCGCTGGCGTTCCGCGACCCCGTGCTGCTGGCCAAGCAGTGCGCCACCATCGACATGCTGTCCGACGGCCGCCTGCTGCCCGCTTTCGGCATTGGCAGCCCGCTGGCGCCCGAATGGCAGGCGCTCGGCATCGACACCAAGACGCGCGGTCGCAAGACCGACGAGTGCCTCGATATCATCCGTCGCCTGTGGCGAGAGGAGTCGGTCGACTTCAGCGGCGCTTTCTACCAGCTGAAAGGAGTCACCATCGCGCCGAAGCCCGTACAGCCCGACCTGCCGATGTGGATCGGTGGCTCGACTGACGCCGCGATCCGGCGTACGGCGCGCATCGGCACCGGCTGGCAGACCGGCGGCGACCCGCCGGCGGAGGCCGGCCGCGTCGTGGCCGCGATCAAGGCCGCCGCCAGAGAAGCCGGCCGATCCATCGACGAAGATCACTATGGCGCCGGCTTCGCGTTTCACTTCGGCAGCCGGGACGCGCCCGGTGTCGGCAGGTCGATGGACGCCTACGCCAAACGCACCGGGCGTGACGCCACGCACGCGTTCGCGATCGGCGACGCCGACACGATCCTCGCGCGCATCGCCGAATACGTCGACGCCGGCGTGTCGAAGTTCATTTTGCGGCCACTCGGCGGTGATGACGACACAATTCTGGCCCAGACCCGCCTGCTGATCGAGCAGGTGCTTCCCCGCGCGGAAGCGCGCTGGCCGAGACGTCCAAAGACGAGCGATAGATAG
- a CDS encoding LLM class flavin-dependent oxidoreductase — translation MRPPLRVGTVYDFRNTPESGMDMPSLYATIMDQVVMLDGLGLDLVWFTEHHFLDDGYLPSWVPMAGAIAARTKRVRLSSDVCLLPFNHPVRLAEDLAVLDNISNGRVEVGVGMGYAPHEFRGFGLPVSRRVSMTDEGIEVLRHCFTGEKFSFHGKRYDFDDVVIRPRYVQPGGPPLWIAAMSEAGAQRAARNDGNFLPQGARSMVLDPWRATLKASGRNPDNYRVGIIRSCLVTDDAERDWPAVRAAERYRGQVYRSFNKDESAAGGVSGNTREASIPQTWVVGNVEHCVKELTSFVREYGITDLVTWAVPPGMRPEQMNGSLERFVRDVAPRVKAAAA, via the coding sequence ATGCGTCCACCCCTTCGCGTCGGCACGGTCTACGATTTCCGCAACACGCCGGAATCGGGCATGGACATGCCGAGCCTGTACGCCACGATCATGGACCAGGTGGTCATGCTCGACGGGCTCGGACTCGATCTCGTGTGGTTCACCGAGCATCATTTCCTCGATGACGGCTACCTGCCTTCGTGGGTGCCAATGGCAGGCGCGATCGCCGCGCGTACCAAACGCGTGCGGCTATCGAGCGACGTCTGTCTGCTGCCGTTCAACCATCCGGTGCGACTGGCCGAGGACCTCGCGGTACTCGACAATATCAGCAATGGCCGCGTCGAGGTAGGCGTCGGCATGGGCTACGCGCCGCACGAGTTCCGCGGTTTCGGTCTGCCCGTCTCGCGCCGCGTGTCAATGACGGACGAAGGCATCGAGGTGTTGCGCCATTGTTTCACTGGCGAAAAGTTCAGTTTCCACGGCAAGCGCTACGATTTCGACGACGTCGTGATCAGGCCGCGCTACGTGCAGCCGGGCGGCCCGCCGCTGTGGATTGCTGCGATGTCGGAGGCCGGCGCGCAACGCGCGGCACGCAATGACGGCAACTTCCTGCCGCAGGGCGCGCGGTCAATGGTGCTCGATCCGTGGCGCGCGACGCTGAAAGCGTCCGGCCGCAACCCCGACAACTATCGTGTCGGCATCATCCGCTCCTGCCTCGTGACCGACGACGCCGAGCGCGACTGGCCGGCCGTGCGCGCCGCCGAGCGCTATCGCGGCCAGGTCTATCGCAGCTTCAACAAGGACGAGAGCGCCGCCGGTGGCGTTTCGGGCAACACGCGGGAAGCCAGCATCCCGCAGACATGGGTGGTAGGCAACGTCGAGCACTGTGTGAAGGAGCTGACATCCTTCGTGCGCGAATACGGCATCACCGACCTCGTCACCTGGGCGGTGCCGCCGGGCATGCGGCCGGAACAGATGAACGGCAGTCTCGAACGCTTCGTGCGCGACGTAGCGCCCCGCGTCAAAGCCGCGGCGGCCTAG
- a CDS encoding LLM class F420-dependent oxidoreductase: protein MKLGLSIGYSGAHLDVPVALVQRAEELGYDSVWSAEAYGSDAITPLAFLAAVTKRIKLGTGIMQLAARTPANAAMSAASIDAMAGGGRFIAGLGVSGPQIVEGWYGQPWGKPYYRVKDYVAIMRKIFRREDPVTHEGREISLPYKGEGSAGLAKPLKSILHMNPDIPIYLATGGEAMVKLTAEIADGWLPMGFVPGAMEEYSPWLEEGFRRAGNGKSLKDFTIQASVHVEVDNDVKGALTRLKPEVALYVGGMGHQRKNFHNDIMVRRGFGDAAKRIQEPYLAGHKEEAIATVPDEWVDLKSLVGPPARIRERYRAWEDSGADSLSVRSRQPEAIEVMAKAARLN from the coding sequence ATGAAGCTTGGTCTGTCGATCGGCTACTCTGGCGCACATCTCGACGTGCCGGTCGCACTCGTACAGCGCGCAGAGGAGCTGGGTTACGACTCGGTCTGGTCGGCCGAGGCCTACGGCTCCGACGCCATCACGCCGCTCGCATTCCTCGCCGCCGTGACTAAGCGCATCAAGCTCGGCACCGGCATTATGCAGTTGGCCGCGCGCACGCCAGCCAATGCCGCCATGTCGGCCGCCAGCATTGACGCGATGGCCGGCGGCGGCCGCTTCATCGCGGGCCTCGGTGTCTCGGGACCGCAAATCGTCGAGGGCTGGTACGGCCAGCCCTGGGGCAAGCCCTATTATCGGGTCAAGGATTACGTCGCGATCATGCGCAAGATCTTCAGGCGCGAAGATCCCGTGACGCACGAAGGCCGCGAGATCAGCCTGCCCTACAAGGGCGAGGGCTCCGCTGGCCTCGCCAAGCCGCTGAAGTCGATCCTGCACATGAACCCGGACATCCCGATCTATCTCGCCACGGGCGGCGAGGCGATGGTCAAGCTGACGGCTGAGATCGCCGACGGCTGGCTGCCAATGGGGTTCGTGCCGGGCGCCATGGAGGAATACAGCCCGTGGCTGGAGGAAGGCTTCCGCCGCGCTGGCAACGGCAAGAGCTTGAAGGATTTCACAATCCAGGCCTCCGTCCATGTCGAGGTCGACAACGACGTGAAGGGGGCGCTGACGCGCCTCAAGCCGGAGGTGGCGCTGTATGTGGGCGGCATGGGTCACCAGCGCAAGAATTTTCATAACGACATCATGGTCCGGCGCGGCTTCGGCGATGCCGCCAAGCGCATCCAGGAACCATACCTCGCGGGCCACAAGGAAGAAGCCATCGCCACCGTGCCCGACGAGTGGGTCGATCTGAAATCGCTGGTCGGCCCACCGGCGCGTATCCGCGAACGCTACCGCGCATGGGAGGACAGCGGCGCGGATTCGCTCAGCGTGCGATCACGCCAGCCCGAGGCCATCGAGGTGATGGCCAAGGCCGCGCGGCTGAACTGA
- a CDS encoding LLM class F420-dependent oxidoreductase has product MKFALHFGNLAFADPEGARRLVRLAEAAGFDSVFAVEHVVVPDNYTSVYPYAPGGRLPGDQSLKFPDPLIWLTWVAAATTRLRFMTAVMILPQRNPLVLAKEVATLDYLSGGRIELGIGVGWLKEEFEALGIPFERRGKRADEYVAAMRALWASDGASFAGEFVKFDTVSCNPKPVAKSVPIVVGGHSEAAARRAGRLGDGFFPSIGAQVDTMPLLDVVRRSAEQAGRNPARVELILGCPGALPNSGSDPRAAVEERIARGAGRLALPVTAFLPDLETTLARFGEEIIRPYANA; this is encoded by the coding sequence ATGAAATTCGCCCTGCACTTCGGCAACCTCGCGTTCGCCGACCCCGAAGGCGCGCGCCGTCTGGTGCGTCTGGCGGAGGCGGCGGGCTTCGATTCGGTGTTCGCCGTCGAGCACGTGGTGGTTCCCGACAACTACACGAGCGTCTATCCCTATGCGCCAGGCGGCCGCCTACCTGGCGATCAATCGCTAAAATTTCCCGATCCGCTGATCTGGCTGACATGGGTCGCCGCCGCCACCACGCGGCTGCGCTTCATGACGGCCGTGATGATCCTGCCGCAACGCAACCCGCTGGTGCTGGCCAAGGAAGTCGCCACGCTCGACTATCTCAGCGGCGGCCGGATCGAACTCGGCATCGGGGTGGGTTGGCTAAAGGAGGAGTTCGAGGCGCTCGGCATTCCCTTTGAGCGTCGCGGCAAGCGCGCCGATGAGTATGTCGCAGCCATGCGCGCCTTGTGGGCCAGCGACGGTGCCAGCTTCGCGGGCGAGTTTGTGAAGTTCGACACCGTCAGCTGCAACCCGAAGCCGGTCGCGAAATCGGTGCCGATCGTCGTCGGTGGCCACTCGGAAGCGGCCGCCCGGCGCGCCGGCCGCTTGGGCGACGGCTTCTTCCCCTCGATCGGTGCCCAGGTCGACACCATGCCGTTGCTCGACGTCGTGCGCCGTTCGGCCGAGCAGGCCGGCCGCAATCCGGCGAGGGTGGAATTGATCCTCGGCTGTCCCGGTGCGCTGCCGAATTCCGGCTCCGACCCGCGCGCCGCCGTCGAGGAGCGCATCGCACGGGGCGCGGGCCGCCTTGCGCTGCCGGTGACGGCGTTCCTGCCCGATCTCGAAACGACACTGGCGCGCTTCGGCGAGGAAATCATCAGGCCTTACGCGAATGCGTGA
- a CDS encoding enoyl-CoA hydratase-related protein, whose product MLEEIDIKRRDGIAHVALNRPALRNAVTLAMWRELAETFSRFAADREVRAVVLTGEGTDFSVGADISEFDAIRNDRQQSADYEVAVDACSGAIAGLGKPVVAAISGYCLGGGCHLALACDFRFADRTAMVGIPAAKLSIVYGVRSVQRLAALAGIANAKRILYSGDRYPAEQARSIGLIDEIHDDARLAAAQFVERLAANAPLSISGAKFMLNGLSMGLGALDLTAAQQLIDAASDSEDFREGRRAFAEKRPPRFRGE is encoded by the coding sequence ATGTTGGAAGAGATCGATATCAAGCGCCGGGACGGCATCGCGCACGTCGCCTTAAACCGCCCCGCTCTCAGGAACGCGGTCACGCTGGCGATGTGGCGTGAACTGGCGGAAACCTTCTCGCGCTTTGCCGCCGACAGGGAGGTGCGTGCCGTCGTGCTGACGGGCGAGGGCACGGATTTCAGCGTCGGCGCCGATATCTCCGAGTTCGACGCGATCCGCAATGACCGGCAACAAAGCGCCGACTACGAGGTGGCCGTCGACGCGTGCTCGGGGGCGATCGCAGGATTGGGGAAACCAGTGGTCGCCGCGATCTCCGGCTATTGCCTGGGCGGAGGCTGCCATCTCGCTTTGGCATGCGACTTTCGCTTCGCCGATCGGACCGCGATGGTCGGCATTCCCGCAGCCAAACTCTCCATTGTCTACGGCGTTCGAAGCGTGCAGCGGCTGGCAGCGTTGGCCGGCATCGCCAACGCCAAACGCATTCTCTATTCGGGCGACCGCTACCCGGCCGAACAGGCACGATCGATTGGATTGATCGACGAGATCCACGACGATGCCCGGCTCGCGGCTGCGCAGTTCGTCGAGCGCCTGGCGGCCAATGCGCCGTTGTCGATCTCGGGTGCGAAGTTCATGCTGAATGGCCTCTCCATGGGGCTGGGAGCGCTCGATCTGACGGCCGCGCAGCAGTTGATTGATGCGGCGTCGGACAGCGAGGATTTCAGGGAAGGCCGCCGTGCCTTTGCGGAAAAACGACCACCGCGCTTTCGCGGCGAATAA